From a region of the Podospora pseudopauciseta strain CBS 411.78 chromosome 7 map unlocalized CBS411.78m_7, whole genome shotgun sequence genome:
- the HAT1 gene encoding histone acetyltransferase 1 (COG:B; BUSCO:EOG09263EVJ; EggNog:ENOG503NWPI), which produces MADDDGAWTASANEAFVISLVAPGSNGKESKFHPRFTYPIFGEEEEIFGYQDLQINLRYNATDMRPNLQIKFSKQFPAIGDAEPLDIKEVLSEFLPEVAFQPLKDWKSELAKPRDDWTPPGELLTSFTNKAGRFEVWKGSLSDPAVKQLVKRIQILVPLFIEGGTAINVDDKDAGHWTVFFLYQKKTDPSNKKPTYIFAGYSTVYRFFFLHLPPTPPTTPLSDNTSSPSPINDPIVIKEDFPLGTPTIDITTLPCRSRISQFLILPPFQHLSLGSRLYHTVYQTYLSHPPTKEITVEDPNEAFDDMRDINDLRHLRSLPSFQALQINTSTPIPKTGPVPKNIIDEAAAEKVRKEAKITKRQFYRVLEMQLMSRLGESVRPGIGLDESKKVATATEKKEYALWKLMLKKRLYVHNRDALGQLQLEERVEKLGEVVKGVEFDYARLLVKMEDQEQRLMEEGEGVVVAMNGKGKRKATTEGVDDDDNGESVRKKARAEDEEEEEE; this is translated from the exons atggccgacgacgacggcgccT ggACGGCTTCCGCCAACGAGGCTTTCGTGATCTCTCTCGTTGCCCCAGGCTCCAATGGCAAAGAGTCCAAATTCCACCCCAGATTCACATACCCCATCtttggcgaagaggaggaaatcTTTGGCTACCAAGACCTCCAAATCAACCTCCGCTACAATGCGACCGATATGCGCCCCAACCTCCAGATCAAGTTCAGCAAGCAGTTCCCCGCCATAGGTGACGCCGAACCCCTCGACATCAAGGAAGTCCTCTCCGAGTTCCTCCCCGAGGTTGCCTTCCAACCCCTGAAAGATTGGAAATCCGAACTTGCCAAGCCCCGCGACGACTGGACACCCCCCGGTGAGCTCCTCACCAGCTTCACCAACAAGGCCGGCCGCTTTGAAGTCTGGAAAGGCTCCCTCTCCGACCCAGCCGTCAAGCAGCTCGTCAAGCGCATCCAGATCCTCGTCCCCCTCTTCATCGAGGGCGGCACCGCCATCAACGTCGACGACAAAGACGCTGGCCACTGgaccgtcttcttcctctaCCAAAAGAAAACCGACCCCTCCAACAAGAAACCAACCTACATCTTCGCCGGCTACTCCACCGTCTaccgcttcttcttcctccacctccccccaaccccaccaaccacccccctttctgacaacacctcctcaccctccccaatcaACGACCCCATCGTAATCAAGGAAGACTTCCCCCTCGGCACCCCCACAATCGACATTACCACCCTCCCCTGCCGCTCCCGCATCTCCCagttcctcatcctcccccccttccagcaCCTCTCCCTCGGCTCCCGCCTCTACCACACGGTCTACCAAACctacctctcccacccccccacaaAGGAAATCACCGTCGAGGACCCGAACGAGGCCTTTGACGACATGCGCGACATCAACGACCTCCGCCATTTGCgttccctcccctccttccaagccctccagatcaacacctccaccccgaTCCCCAAAACAGGGCCCGTACCCAAAAACATTATCGACGAGGCCGCCGCCGAAAAGGTACGCAAAGAGGCAAAGATTACAAAGAGGCAGTTTTATCGCGTCCTGGAAATGCAGCTCATGTCCCGGCTGGGAGAGTCCGTCCGTCCGGGCATCGGCCTGGACGAGAGCAAAAAAGTTGCCACTGcgacggagaagaaggagtaCGCGCTCTGGAAGTTGATGCTCAAGAAGAGGCTGTACGTGCACAATAGGGACGCGCTTGGACAGCTCCAACTAGAAGAGAGGGTGGAgaagctgggggaggtggtgaagggggttGAGTTTGATTATGCGAGGTTGCTTGTCAAGATGGAGGATCAGGAGCAGAggctgatggaggagggcgagggggtggtggtggcgatgaatgggaaggggaagaggaaggcgaccacggagggggttgatgatgacgataaTGGGGAGAGTGTGAGGAAGAAGGCTAGggctgaggatgaggaggaggaggaggagtag
- a CDS encoding uncharacterized protein (COG:U; EggNog:ENOG503NWZP): MSGLIFLVVTSVVMAVASFLAGALPLSISLTQSQLRFVASLGAGLLVGSCLIVIVPEGIEAIASASSDHHRDDNAPHRHRRDDPPQTEDDELPAFHIGLSLILGFALMFLIDRLPRHLTDRFTPPPQSRHVSLDNLSTHQPDSDLEDESFLGGLTPSPKQSRSLATTIGLVIHAAADGVAMGASATTSNMNVGLIIFFAILVHKAPAAFGLTSTLLKQGLSKRAARVHLMVFSLAAPVGALVTYFMVGMLGGEHLEGEEGGKWWTGMLLLFSGGTFLYVAMHAMQEENSFGVGGHDHAGQGGGGGYSEAGNGGNRRGGRLELRDTLGTVVGMLLPLATRFGHHHHH; the protein is encoded by the exons ATGAGTGGCTTAATCTTCCTCGTCGTGACCTCG GTGGTCATGGCCGTGGC ctccttcctcgccggcGCACTCCCCTTATCCATCAGCCTCACCCAATCCCAACTCCGCTTCGTCGCCTCCCTCGGCGCGGGTCTTTTAGTTGGATCATGCCTTATAGTCATTGTCCCCGAGGGCATAGAAGCCatcgcctccgcctcctccgaccATCACCGCGACGATAATGCCCCGCACCGTCACCGTCGCGATGATCCCCCTCAGaccgaagacgacgagcTCCCTGCCTTCCACATcggcctctccctcatcctcggcttcgCCCTCATGTTCCTCATCGaccgcctcccccgccatCTAACAGACCGcttcacccctcccccccaatcccGCCACGTATCCCTCGACAACCTCTCCACTCACCAACCCGATTCCGACCTCGAAGACGAGTCCTTCCTCGGGGGTTTGACACCCTCCCCGAAACAATCACGATCACTAGCAACGACAATAGGACTGGTGATCCACGCGGCAGCAGACGGTGTTGCGATGGGGGCGTCAGCGACAACATCAAACATGAACGTCGGCCTgatcatcttcttcgccatTCTGGTCCACAAGGCCCCCGCGGCGTTTGGGCTTACGTCTACGCTGCTTAAGCAAGGGTTGAGCAAACGAGCGGCGAGGGTGCATCTCATGGTGTTCAGCCTGGCGGCACCGGTGGGGGCGCTGGTGACGTATTTCATGGTGGGCATGCTGGGGGGGGAGcatttggagggggaggagggggggaagtggTGGACGGGGATGCTGCTCTTGTTCAGCGGGGGGACGTTTTTGTATGTGGCTATGCATGCTATGCAGGAGGAGAATtcttttggggttggggggcatGATCATGCTGGgcagggaggtggggggggttATTCAGAggctgggaatggggggaataggagggggggaaggttggAGTTGAGGGATACTTTGGgaacggtggtggggatgttGCTGCCTTTGGCGACGAGGTttgggcatcatcatcatcattag